The Chloroflexota bacterium DNA window CCAGTGTATGGCCCCTCAAAGCCAAATTTCCTGAGGCGGCGAATAAAGTTCCGCCGCTTACATGGCCTCCACTGGCTCACGTCGAGGCTCCTTGTTAAGGTCGATGCCCTCAATTACTGGCAGAGAATGACCCAGTTTGAGGCCAACCAGAATCCAGTCCTCTAAAGTAGAGCGTAATTCAGCTTCACACTCGTGTAAAGCGGTACCGAAAGCTACTACACCCGGACAGGAGGGGATTCGTCCGGCAAAAGTGCCGTCCTCCAGTTTGTCATAAACGGCATGTGCCAAGGCATGGCTAACATAGTCGGTAAGAATAAATCGTACTGTCACGAAGCACCTCCCCTAATCGTGCTATCCGCTTCTTCAATGATTGCCGGAGGACAAAACTTGCACTTGGTACCGGGTGGTAGGATTCCCTTAATCTATCCTCCGCTGCTATACTGGTGAACCTTGCATATCCAATATCACTTGTCCCATGCCATTTTTATACACCCCCCTTTTCCCATTGTTATACCTGGCGCAAAAGCGTAATTTAAAGATTTCGCGTCAATATGACACTTCTTGACGTTACTTCGGAGACCATCCCTAAACTCATCGAAATTGTTCCTGAGGCTCCAAACATATGGTTTAAACTCGCTTACTATAATTTCTCGGTCCATCGTTTGGAATTTTTTGAGAACCCGCCCTATAGTTCTAAAATTCGGGACAGACTCGCCTTCTAGTAACCCCCCACTACTAACCATTCTATCTAGGTCTCGCTGTATGACTATTGGCCTTGGCCCCTGTTTTGCTGCCAGGTCAATAATCGCCTTTTTCATCTCCCATGACGGCTCCTTTCCCATACCCATTTCAATCCTCCTAACAGCAAAATTAATTTTTACGAATTTTCTGGTATGTCAGCGTTGGGTCGGTTATATGTATTTGAATACCGCTTTTTATGATATATGCTCCTCTTAGAAAGGTCAAGGGAAAAACAAGAAATGGCTAAAGTTACCATCAAAGTTGACCCACGGACAGGCGTGACTTACTTTCCGAGGGTAATTCGTAAGGAAGGGTTCGTTGGCGAGATTGAGGGCTTTCCCAACGCGCTCACATTTACTCTGATCAAGCCTGGAACTAAGCTGGTTGATGTGGAGAAGAGCCTCCAGATTATTCTGCAGGATATTGCTCTGCGAAGAGAGCAAGGTCAAGAATGAACCTCGAAGATAGAGAAGTTAAAATTAAGACCCACTGGCGACCAATTGCTGACGAGCCATCGTCCACCGTGAGAAGGCTGTGGCGTAAATTGCTCCGAAAGAGACCACGCCGCGCTAAGACCGCTACAGCCAGAGAAGATGAAAAAGAACCAGACTAGTTACCCTTTATCAGGACAAGGAGGGAGGAA harbors:
- a CDS encoding type II toxin-antitoxin system HicB family antitoxin; translation: MTVRFILTDYVSHALAHAVYDKLEDGTFAGRIPSCPGVVAFGTALHECEAELRSTLEDWILVGLKLGHSLPVIEGIDLNKEPRREPVEAM